CAGCGCCGCGGCCTCCGGCGCCTCCAGGAGCACCGGCTCCCGCAACTGGCGCGAGCGCAGCGCGTTGAGGCACAGGTTGGTGGTGACGCGGTACACGTACGTCATGGGACGGGCCTCCCGTCGGAACCGCGCGCCAGCCGTCAACATGCGCTCGAAGACCTCCTGGACGATGTCCCAGGCGTCGGCATCGCGTCCCAGCAGCGCGAGCGCGCGACGGTGCACCACGGGCGCGAAGCGCTCGTAGAGCTCCCTGAGCTCCTCCGC
The sequence above is drawn from the Corallococcus sp. NCRR genome and encodes:
- a CDS encoding sigma-70 family RNA polymerase sigma factor, with the protein product MASGLGAEELRELYERFAPVVHRRALALLGRDADAWDIVQEVFERMLTAGARFRREARPMTYVYRVTTNLCLNALRSRQLREPVLLEAPEAAALTPSQWEAADFIRHLVGRMGERELEVATLHFFDGLTQEEIAGMLDVSRKTIVRDLDSIRKKAAELGRLPEALEAERG